The sequence below is a genomic window from Sorangiineae bacterium MSr12523.
ATCACCCAGGGCTCGAGCTTCCTCTCCCCGCGCGGCTACGCGATTTTGCACCGCATGCATCACGCGTACAGCGACACGCCGAAGGATCCGCACTCGCCCACGAACCACACCAACGTCTTCACGTTGATGATGAAGACGAAGAAGACGTACGACGACTACGCGTACAACCGCGTGCAGCCGGAGCCGCGCTTCCTCGGCGGCTACCCCGAGTGGCCGACGCTGGATCGCCTCGGTCAAAACTGGGTCATGCGCTTCGCGTGGATCGGTCTCTACACCGCGTTCTACGTGCACTTCGCCACGGCGTGGTGGATGTACCTGTTCCTTCCGGCCCACTTCATCATGGGCCCCATCCACGGCGCCATCGTCAACTGGTGCGGCCACAAGTACGGCTACCGCAACTTCCAGAACGGCGATGACTCACGCAACACGCTGGTCTTCGACTTCGTCACGCTGGGCGAGCTCTTTCAGAACAACCACCACAAGTTCGCCATGAGCTCGAACTTCGCCGCCCGCTGGTTCGAAGTCGACCCGACCTACACCGTCATCCGCATCTTCGCCGCCCTCGGCATCATCCGCCTCGGCACGCAAACCATCCGCTGGTCCCCGGCGGACGCAGAAGCCGAACCCGCCGGCGGCGAGTAACGTCGCGGTAACGGCTGAAGAGGATTGAACAGGGAGACGGGGAGGCGGGGAGATTTTTGGGTTTGGTTCGCGTTGAACCAAATCAAGAAATCTCCCCGCCTCCCCGTCTCCCTGTGAATTTCTTCTCTTAGAATTTGTCCTTCGCGCCCCGAATTGCGCCGAGGGCGTCGGAGTCGCTCGCGTCGGTGGCGATGCCTAGCGTTTTGCGGATCTCGGGGGAGCGGACGCGGAGGAAGGGGTTGGTCGCGAGCTCGTCGGACATCGTGCCGGGGACGGTGGGGGTGCCTGCGGCGCGGAGTGATTCGGTGTGTTCGGCACGCGCGCGGATGGCGGCGTTGCTCGGCTCGACGTGGGCGGCGAAGCGGAGGTTGCTCTTCGTGTACTCGTGGCCGCAGTACACCTGTGTGTCGCCCGGCAGCGCGGCGAGCTTGGAGAGCGATGTGTGCATCATCGCGGGTGTGCCTTCGAAGAGGCGCCCGCATCCGGCGAGGAAAAGCGTGTCGCCGGTGAAGACGGCGCGCGCGGTCTTGTCGGTCACGACGTAGGCGACGGCGCCCGTGGTGTGCCCCGGGATGTGCAGAATCTCGACGCGGAGACCGCCCACGGTGAACGACTCCCCTTCTTCGAGGAAGCGCGTCTGCCCGGGGATGCGACCCTTGTCGGAAGCATGCCCCGCGATCTCGTGCACACCGAGCGCGCTCGCCACCGCTTCGTTGCCGCCAACGTGATCGAAATGATGATGCGTGCTCCAGATGCTGGCGAGCTTGCGGACGCCGCGCGCCTCGAGCGCTGCGAGGATCGGCGCAGCCTCCGATGCATCGACGAGCACCTTCTCACCCGTCGCCTCGCACTCGACGAGGTACGCGTAGTTGTCCGACAGACAGGGGATCGACGTGATCTTCATCGTGGGCGCGTAGCCTAGCACTGGCTCGGCGCGCGGTTCGGCGCGACACCCTGCGCGTAATCCTACAGTGCAATTCCACGGGTCGGCGGCTGCAGAGATAGCTTGGCGGCCGCTTTCGGCCACTCTGGAGGACTGATACTCTTCACTCCGGTACTCGAAAGTGGGGAGGGTGCGGGCTTCCTTGAAATCACCATGTCGACGGCGCGGTCTTCCAACGTCATGAGCTCGGTCTGGCTCCCCACTGTGGCTGGGAAGTATCGGCTCATTTTCGAGTTGGGACGCGGCGGCATGGCCGATTTGATGCTCGCCGTCGTCCAGGGCCCCGGCGGCTTCAACAAGCTGCAGGTCTTGAAGTTGCTTCGCCCCGAGCTCGCGGCCGAGGCCGAGTTCTGCACGATGTTCCTCGACGAGGCTCGGCTCTCGGCGCGCATCAATCACCCCAACGTCGCACAGACCAACGAGGTCGGCTTCGACGGCGAGCGGTACTTCATCGCCATGGAGTACCTCGAGGGGCAGAGCCTCGACGAGCTGACGCGCCGCGCGCGCGCCAAGCACGGCAATGTGCCGCTCTCCGTCACATTGCGGGCCCTGGCCGATGCGTGCGCAGGCCTTCACTTCGCGCACGAGCTGAAGGACTTCGACGGCACGCCGCTCAACGTCATCCACCGCGATGTCTCGCCGCAGAACATCTTCGTCACCTACGACGGCATCACCAAGCTTCTGGACTTCGGCATCGCCAAGGCGGCCGACTCGAACATCCGCACGCAGGTCGGCACCATCAAGGGCAAGATCGCCTACATGGCGCCCGAGCAGCTGCTCGCGGTAGCGCCCATCGATCGTCGGGCGGACATCTTCGCGGTGGGGGCCATCTTGTGGCGCACCATCACGGGAAAGCGGATGTGGGCCGGTGCCAACGAGATGGAGATCCTCCAGAGCCTGGCCAACCACAAAATCCCCGAGCCCGTCGCCCTTCCCGGCATCCCGCAGGCACTGCTCGTGGTGTGCAAAAAAGCCATCGAGCCCAATCCCGACGATCGCTACCAGACGGCCCTGGAGCTGAAGGAGGCCATCGAGTCGGTGCTCGCCTCGCAGCAGGGCGGCGCGTATTCCGACGTGTCGCGATTCATTTCCGAGCTGTTCGTCGAACGGCGCAAGGAGATCGCGCTCGCCATCGAAGCGCGTCTCTCGGCGCCCGAGACGAGTCACGTCAGCGGGGTGCCCGTCCTTGCGCCGCAGTCCGTGTCGCGCATCGGTTCGATGGTGGGAACGTCGGCCACCCTGAGTCGCACCCCCGAGCGCGACAGCGGCGCACCGGACTCGATCCGCGTCGAGGTGTCCGGGATCACGCCGGAGCGCAAAGGCCGGCGTTGGGGTGTCGCGGCGACCTTGGCCCTCGCGGTCATCGGTGGTGGCGCGGCCTTCGTCCTGCGGCCGAACGCCGTTTCAACCGTTCCAACGACCGCCGCGCGCAGCATGGAAAGCGCGCCGCCGGCAGCGGCAGTGCCGCCCCCAACGGCGACGAACAGCGCGCCCGCGGCGAAGGTCGAGACGGAGTTGTTGCTCGACGTCGCGCCGTCCCACGCGGAAGTCCTCATCGACGACGTTCGCGTTTTCGGCAAACCGGCGCGCGGTGTCTTTCCACGCGATGGGCAGCTGCACACGATCGTGGCCAAAGCCGACGGGTACGTGCCCAACGTCCAGCAGGTGGCGTTCGACACCTCGAACATTCACCTCGAGATTTCCCTGGAGAAGGAACGCCGGCCCGTTGCGCCGCCGCCCGCACCTGCCGCGCGGCCTCCCGTGGGCAAAGCGCGTCCGCCCGCGCCATCGGCGCCACGTCCCAGCGGCGCGCCGGCGAATGGACCGGCGGCCCCCGCGGCCAGCAATAGCCCTGAAGCGCCCGCGCCTTCGTCCAAGCCGCGCGGCCGCGTCGACCCGCTCGATCCCGGGGATCCCTGGGAAAAGTGATCACCTGATGACGCGAATGAGGAAAACATGACTGGAAGATCCCGCCCTCATGCCAAATCGATCGGGACGGTGCTCGCCGCCGCGGCCCTCCTGAGCTCCGCCCCCGTGTGGGCGCAGAAGCCTCCGGCCGAGCGACCAGGTTCCCTGCAACAAACGGTCGACAAGATGGCCGAGGCGCGACGGCGCTATCGACTTGGTCTCGATTTGTATCAGGACGGCAACTACGACGCGGCACGCATCGAGTTCGAGCGCGCGCTGCAAATGGCCCCGAGCTACAAGATCCTCTACAACATCGGGCTCACGTACAAGCAGCTCAACGACTACGTGCAAGCGCAGATCGCGCTCGAGCGCTACCTCTTCGAAGGCGGCAGCGAGATCGCCGCCGACCGGCGCGCCGACGTCGAAAAGGAGATCACCGGCCTGAAAGGTCGCATCGCCCACGTGAACGTGAAGGCCAACGTGCCGCGCGGTACCGTGCAAGTGGACGATGTGGCGGTGGGCGAACTCCCGCTCGCGGAGCCGCTTTCGGTGAACCCGGGACGCCGCAAGATCTCCATCACGCGTCCGGGCTTTCTACCTGCCACCAAGGTGGTGACCATCGGCAGCTCGGAGACGTCGAACATCTCGCTGGAGCTGAGCGAGCTGCCCAAGTCGACCATCCTCGAACGAAAGTCGAATCCGTGGACCGTTCCCACCGTGGTGGGATGGAGCGCGACCGCGGCTGCCGGCATCGCCACGGGCATCCTCGGTGCGCTGACCTTGAATGCGAAGCACGATCAGGAGGAGAAGCTCCAATCGGTGGGCACGAGTGCCGAGGACCGCACCAACGCCCGCGACAAGACACAGACGTTTGCCACCGCAACCGACATCCTCGGGATCACCACGGTGGTCTTCGCGGGCGTGTCGACGTATTTCACCGTGCGATTGCTGAGCCACACGCCGGAAATCGGCGAAGCGGAAAAACCGAAGGACGTCTCCCGCACGGAAATCCGCCTCGTTCCTGCCGGCCCGACGGGCTTGGGCGTCGTCGGCTCGTTCTAGTCACTATGAAAGTGACAACGCCGGCGCTCCATCGAGCGCCGGCGTTTTTCTACCGCTTAGAGCGATTGGAGGAACGCGACGAGGTCCAGCTTTTCCTGTTCGGTAAAGGGGACGCCGGCGGGTTGCGCCAAGGTGAGATCGTAAAAGACGACGACGTCCATCAGGGTCTTCATGCTCCCGTTGTGGAAATACGGGGCGTGCGATCCCAGGTTGCGCACGGTGGGGACCTTGAAGCGGCCAATGTCCAGCCATTTGCCGCTGATGAGCGCGCGACCGGGATCGTTGACCTGGGTCGTGGCCCCGGTGGCAATGTTCTTGAAGGTGTAAATCGGCAACTCTTTGGAGAGGAACCGCTCGGCATTCGTTCCCGGGAGGAGCGCGGGGCCTCCGCCCGAGGAGCCGATGTTGGCGAAAGCGCCGGGCGCTGGGAAATCGTTCCCTCCTTGGTTGAAGGAGGAGTGGCAGCTCGTGCAGAACGCCGTCTGGCCGAGAGGATTCTTCCCAATCGACCTCGAATTGAAAATGACCTCGCCCCGGCGCACCGCCTGCTGTGCGCGATCGCTCACGTCCGTCCATTCCTCGAACAGATTGAACGAGTTCGTATTGCGCGGATTCCGCGGTAGCGGAAGTGCGTTTTCGCCGATGACGAATGGCTGCTTCGAAAGATTGATGGGGCCACCGCCCGCCGGCGATACCCTTCCCAATCCCCATACGACGACCTGCGACGTAAAGACGTTGGTCTCGAAGTCGACGATGCGCTGCTTCTGCTCTTGCGTGAGCGGTCCGCTCGCCTGGGCGTGTCCCAAGGTCGCGGTGTTGGCCTGCGAACCGAGATCCGGCTCGCGGCCGTCCCACATGATGGCCGTACCGGCCACGAACTTCGTATTCGCGGCGGGGAGCGGCCTGCGGTAGAGCGACATGTTCTCCGGCGTGGAGAAATTGTACGGATCTTCGATGCTCTCCAGTGTGAACTCCGCATTCTGCGGCATGGGGAGCGAAATCCGAAAGACACCACGGTTGAGCAAAAGGCCGTACGCCTTCTGCCGGGCCGCTTCGGTGGAGACGTCGGCATCGGGCCTCGTTGCGGCGTCCACCACGGCAAAGAGAGGGTCACGCCCCCGCGTCTTGTAATACAGCCGTTGAATGGTCCACGTCGTGAGCCCCAAACCATCTTCCAGGCGATGGCACGTTGCACACGAGCGACCGTTGGTGCCGAGGTTCGCGAAGAACTCGTTGTCCTCGTCGAACTGGCCCTTGGTCGAGTAATTGGCAAAGATTCCGGCCGGATCGAGGTGATACGTCAAGGCGCCGCGGCGGCGTGCTTCGACTTCGTCCGCGAGTTCCGTTTCCTGCCCGGACTCGATGGCGTTGTCTTCCGCCGGCCGCTCGCCGCCCGAGCAGCCTGCGATGATGGCCGCAGCGAGCAATGAATTGTAAATTCGATGATACCGCATTCCGAGCACCTTTCTCTCGCGGCCACCCGGTGTGGAGTGAGGCCACGAACAAGCCACTGGACGGTCGCCGATCAAGATCTCACCACTTCACTTCGAAGACGTGGACGAGACGTTTCGAAGCGAGTTCCCTCCCCTCACCGTCGACGGTTCCTCGTCGCAGTGAACGACTCTAACACAGAGAAAACCACGACGAAGCGATTCCGCAAGAGCGCAAACATCGCACAATTGCCCATGAACATGGGATTAACCAGGACCGATTTACATCGACGCGACGTGCGAGGGCTTCATGAAATCATATTTCCGCGAGACGCAAATAACGGTGTTTCAATCCGTGCAGAGTGC
It includes:
- the gloB gene encoding hydroxyacylglutathione hydrolase, which produces MKITSIPCLSDNYAYLVECEATGEKVLVDASEAAPILAALEARGVRKLASIWSTHHHFDHVGGNEAVASALGVHEIAGHASDKGRIPGQTRFLEEGESFTVGGLRVEILHIPGHTTGAVAYVVTDKTARAVFTGDTLFLAGCGRLFEGTPAMMHTSLSKLAALPGDTQVYCGHEYTKSNLRFAAHVEPSNAAIRARAEHTESLRAAGTPTVPGTMSDELATNPFLRVRSPEIRKTLGIATDASDSDALGAIRGAKDKF
- a CDS encoding acyl-CoA desaturase, which gives rise to MKGLLPILALFIVHWQSSVFFQTFFLHRYGAHKQFTMSKGWERFFHLCTYITQGSSFLSPRGYAILHRMHHAYSDTPKDPHSPTNHTNVFTLMMKTKKTYDDYAYNRVQPEPRFLGGYPEWPTLDRLGQNWVMRFAWIGLYTAFYVHFATAWWMYLFLPAHFIMGPIHGAIVNWCGHKYGYRNFQNGDDSRNTLVFDFVTLGELFQNNHHKFAMSSNFAARWFEVDPTYTVIRIFAALGIIRLGTQTIRWSPADAEAEPAGGE
- a CDS encoding tetratricopeptide repeat protein gives rise to the protein MTGRSRPHAKSIGTVLAAAALLSSAPVWAQKPPAERPGSLQQTVDKMAEARRRYRLGLDLYQDGNYDAARIEFERALQMAPSYKILYNIGLTYKQLNDYVQAQIALERYLFEGGSEIAADRRADVEKEITGLKGRIAHVNVKANVPRGTVQVDDVAVGELPLAEPLSVNPGRRKISITRPGFLPATKVVTIGSSETSNISLELSELPKSTILERKSNPWTVPTVVGWSATAAAGIATGILGALTLNAKHDQEEKLQSVGTSAEDRTNARDKTQTFATATDILGITTVVFAGVSTYFTVRLLSHTPEIGEAEKPKDVSRTEIRLVPAGPTGLGVVGSF
- a CDS encoding serine/threonine protein kinase; translation: MSSVWLPTVAGKYRLIFELGRGGMADLMLAVVQGPGGFNKLQVLKLLRPELAAEAEFCTMFLDEARLSARINHPNVAQTNEVGFDGERYFIAMEYLEGQSLDELTRRARAKHGNVPLSVTLRALADACAGLHFAHELKDFDGTPLNVIHRDVSPQNIFVTYDGITKLLDFGIAKAADSNIRTQVGTIKGKIAYMAPEQLLAVAPIDRRADIFAVGAILWRTITGKRMWAGANEMEILQSLANHKIPEPVALPGIPQALLVVCKKAIEPNPDDRYQTALELKEAIESVLASQQGGAYSDVSRFISELFVERRKEIALAIEARLSAPETSHVSGVPVLAPQSVSRIGSMVGTSATLSRTPERDSGAPDSIRVEVSGITPERKGRRWGVAATLALAVIGGGAAFVLRPNAVSTVPTTAARSMESAPPAAAVPPPTATNSAPAAKVETELLLDVAPSHAEVLIDDVRVFGKPARGVFPRDGQLHTIVAKADGYVPNVQQVAFDTSNIHLEISLEKERRPVAPPPAPAARPPVGKARPPAPSAPRPSGAPANGPAAPAASNSPEAPAPSSKPRGRVDPLDPGDPWEK